Proteins from one Malaya genurostris strain Urasoe2022 chromosome 2, Malgen_1.1, whole genome shotgun sequence genomic window:
- the LOC131432738 gene encoding elongation factor 1-alpha 2, whose product MGKEKTHINIVVIGHVDSGKSTTTGHLIYKCGGIDKRTIEKFEKEAQEMGKGSFKYAWVLDKLKAERERGITIDIALWKFETAKYYVTIIDAPGHRDFIKNMITGTSQADCAVLIVAAGTGEFEAGISKNGQTREHALLAFTLGVKQLIVGVNKMDSTEPAYHEARFEEIKKEVSSYIKKIGYNPASVAFVPISGWHGDNMLEPSDKMPWFKGWAVERKEGKAEGKTLIEALDNILPPSRPTDKPLRLPLQDVYKIGGIGTVPVGRVETGIMKPGMVVVFAPVNITTEVKSVEMHHEALSEALPGDNVGFNVKNVSVKELRRGYVAGDSKASPPKGAADFTAQVIVLNHPGQIANGYTPVLDCHTAHIACKFAEIKEKCDRRSGKVTEENPKSIKSGDAAIVNLVPSKPLCVESFQEFPPLGRFAVRDMRQTVAVGVIKSVNFKEATGGKVTKAAEKAQKKK is encoded by the exons ATGGGTAAGGAAAAGACTCATATTAATATCGTGGTCATTGGACACGTCGATTCCGGCAAGTCTACCACTACCGGCCATCTGATCTACAAGTGCGGTGGCATCGATAAGCGTACCATCGAGAAGTTCGAGAAGGAAGCCCAGGAAATGGGCAAAGGTTCGTTCAAGTATGCCTGGGTTTTGGACAAGCTGAAGGCCGAACGCGAGCGTGGTATCACCATCGATATCGCCTTGTGGAAGTTTGAAACCGCCAAGTACTATGTCACCATCATTGATGCCCCTGGACATCGTGATTTCATCAAGAACATGATTACCGGAACCTCGCAAGCTGATTGCGCTGTGCTGATTGTAGCCGCCGGTACTGGTGAGTTCGAGGCCGGAATCTCCAAGAACGGTCAAACCCGTGAGCATGCCCTGTTGGCTTTCACTCTCGGTGTCAAGCAGCTGATTGTTGGTGTTAACAAGATGGACTCCACCGAGCCCGCATACCACGAGGCTCGTTTCGAGGAAATCAAGAAGGAAGTATCGTCTTACATCAAGAAGATCGGTTACAATCCGGCTTCGGTGGCTTTCGTTCCGATCTCCGGATGGCACGGTGACAACATGCTGGAACCGTCGGACAAGATGCCATGGTTCAAGGGATGGGCCGTCGAACGCAAGGAAGGCAAGGCTGAGGGTAAGACCCTGATCGAGGCCTTGGACAACATCCTTCCACCGTCGCGTCCTACCGACAAACCTCTGCGTCTGCCACTGCAGGATGTGTACAAAATCGGCGGTATCGGAACGGTTCCAGTCGGTCGTGTTGAAACCGGTATCATGAAACCAG GTATGGTTGTCGTATTTGCCCCAGTCAACATCACCACTGAGGTCAAGTCGGTTGAAATGCACCACGAGGCCCTGTCGGAGGCTCTACCCGGCGATAACGTCGGCTTCAACGTCAAGAACGTCTCCGTTAAGGAATTGCGTCGTGGTTACGTCGCTGGAGATTCCAAAGCCAGCCCACCGAAGGGTGCTGCTGATTTCACCGCTCAG GTTATTGTCCTGAATCACCCGGGTCAGATTGCCAACGGGTACACTCCGGTGCTGGATTGTCACACCGCTCACATCGCGTGCAAATTTGCCGAGATCAAGGAGAAGTGTGATCGTCGTTCCGGCAAGGTAACCGAGGAAAATCCCAAATCCATCAAGTCCGGCGATGCGGCCATCGTCAATCTGGTGCCAAGCAAGCCGCTGTGTGTGGAGAGTTTCCAGGAGTTCCCACCGTTGGGACGTTTTGCCGTGCGTGACATGCGTCAAACCGTTGCAGTCGGTGTCATTAAATCGGTCAACTTTAAAGAGGCTACCGGTGGTAAAGTAACCAAAGCCGCCGAGAAGGCCCAGAAGAAGAAATAA
- the LOC131429746 gene encoding nucleolar protein 16, whose product MVRRLRRTKKNQKYNYNRNRKRLNKKLNSTGVIKCQEINQALDRRQKLTSNIRQMGLAFDVNKAIPVPNAKRERLQVAKYVNGFLEEDIVKSEKPKTKQSKRKLSKIHVRHQLEKEANEYVESRFRLPKGQVQTITEFIDAHGFNYKAMARDRRNYYQDTWRQMRQKVRKFLSIPEQCTPYLERKGWLDCDMEDPNDPRWKEYCTDDEEC is encoded by the exons ATGGTGCGAAGATTGCGaagaactaaaaaaaatcaaaagtacAATTATAATAGAAATCGTAAACGCCTAAATAAAAAGCTGAACAGCACCGGTGTCATCAAATG TCAGGAAATCAATCAAGCACTGGATCGTCGACAAAAACTGACTAGCAACATTCGTCAGATGGGTTTGGCGTTCGATGTTAACAAAGCCATTCCGGTGCCGAACGCAAAACGCGAACGGCTGCAGGTAGCCAAGTACGTCAACGGATTTCTTGAGGAAGACATCGTAAAATCGGAGAAACCCAAAACCAAACAGTCCAAGCGCAAACTCTCCAAAATACATGTTCGCCATCAACTGGAAAAAGAAGCAAACGAGTACGTGGAGAGTCGTTTTCGGCTGCCAAAAGGGCAGGTTCAAACTATCACGGAATTCATCGATGCCCACGGTTTTAACTACAAGGCTATGGCTCGGGACAGGAGAAACTATTACCAGGACACGTGGCGTCAAATGCGACAAAAAGTTCGCAAGTTCTTGTCCATCCCGGAACAGTGTACGCCGTATCTGGAGCGAAAAGGCTGGCTCGACTGTGATATGGAGGACCCAAACGATCCGCGGTGGAAAGAATACTGTACCGATGACGAGGAATGTTAG